Proteins found in one Arachis stenosperma cultivar V10309 chromosome 8, arast.V10309.gnm1.PFL2, whole genome shotgun sequence genomic segment:
- the LOC130943641 gene encoding WAT1-related protein At4g08290-like, whose protein sequence is MGERLVMSKAKPYLLTVGLQFGLAGTYIFSMASLNHGMSRYVFVVYRNLIAAISLAPFAFFFERKVRPKMTLSVFIRILVLGLLEPVIDQGFTFLGMQYTSASFASAIMNAVPSVTFVLAVIFRIERVNVKEVRSLAKVIGTLVTFCGALVMILYKGPIMNLFGSSHAIHDDNHHHHDSTHSTQSLSHWVSGTLFLFLGCVAWSSFYVLQSVTLKSYPAEMSLSSLICLAGASQASVVAAVAEHHSGARPWIVGWDFRLYGPLYSGIVSSAIAYYAQGLVLQSKGPVFLTAFNPLCMIIVSVLGYFLLSETLHLGSIIGAIIIAVGLYSVVWGKGKDNSDPTMTPTTTTTKQTELQQKQLPITSSDI, encoded by the exons atgggaGAAAGATTAGTGATGAGCAAGGCAAAGCCTTATTTGCTAACTGTGGGGCTTCAATTTGGATTGGCAGGAACCTACATATTCTCCATGGCCAGTCTCAACCATGGAATGAGTCGTTATGTCTTTGTTGTTTATCGCAATCTCATTGCTGCTATTTCCCTCGCTCCCTTTGCATTCTTTTTTGAAAG GAAGGTTAGGCCAAAGATGACACTCTCTGTCTTTATTCGAATATTGGTTCTCGGGCTTCTGGA GCCAGTGATAGACCAAGGATTCACTTTCTTAGGGATGCAATATACTTCAGCTTCATTTGCATCTGCCATTATGAATGCTGTTCCATCCGTTACCTTTGTCCTAGCAGTCATTTTCAG AATAGAGCGAGTAAACGTGAAAGAGGTGCGAAGCCTAGCAAAGGTGATTGGGACATTGGTAACGTTTTGTGGCGCATTGGTGATGATACTCTACAAAGGACCTATTATGAACCTTTTTGGTTCTTCACACGCAATCCATGATGATAATCATCACCACCATGATTCAACTCACTCCACTCAGAGCCTCTCTCATTGGGTCTCTGGaactctctttctttttcttggttgTGTCGCTTGGTCATCCTTCTACGTGTTACAG TCTGTAACGTTGAAAAGTTACCCGGCCGAGATGTCATTGTCGTCCTTGATATGCTTGGCGGGTGCTTCGCAAGCCTCCGTCGTGGCTGCGGTGGCCGAGCATCACTCCGGCGCTCGCCCTTGGATCGTTGGTTGGGACTTTAGGCTTTATGGTCCTCTTTACTCG GGTATAGTTAGCTCAGCGATTGCGTATTACGCGCAAGGGTTGGTGTTACAAAGCAAAGGCCCAGTGTTTTTAACGGCATTTAATCCCCTTTGCATGATCATTGTTTCCGTCTTGGGCTATTTTCTTCTCTCAGAGACTCTTCACTTGGGCAG TATCATAGGAGCAATTATTATAGCAGTGGGTCTTTATTCTGTGGTGTGGGGTAAAGGAAAAGACAATTCTGACCCCACTATGACGCCGACCACAACAACAACTAAGCAAACAGAGTTGCAACAAAAACAACTCCCAATTACATCATCCGATATCTAA